A region from the Haloarcula limicola genome encodes:
- a CDS encoding hydroxypyruvate isomerase family protein → MPALSVCLEMLYTDRAFINRFEPVADLGVDAVEFWTWRDKDLDAVERELDAHGLDLVGMVGTEGPLTDPERVDETVAEIERSVEVAADLGCPTLFVLTGDERDDIPRERQRELVVEGLTAAAPAAKAAGVTLVLEPLNTAVDHPGYFLEAAAEGFDIVRTVDSPAVELLYDVYHQQVTEGNIIETVTENVEEVGHIHVADVPGRCEPGTGELNYPNIVEAIDDAGYEDYFGFEFRAEEDSDEAVRAGLSLGK, encoded by the coding sequence ATGCCGGCGCTGTCGGTCTGTCTGGAGATGCTGTACACCGACCGAGCCTTCATCAACCGCTTCGAACCCGTCGCCGACCTCGGGGTCGACGCCGTCGAGTTCTGGACGTGGCGGGACAAGGACCTCGATGCCGTCGAACGAGAATTGGACGCACACGGTCTCGACCTCGTCGGGATGGTGGGCACGGAGGGACCGCTGACCGACCCCGAACGCGTCGACGAGACGGTGGCCGAGATCGAGCGGTCGGTCGAGGTCGCAGCGGACCTCGGCTGTCCGACGCTGTTCGTCCTCACGGGCGACGAACGGGACGATATCCCCAGAGAGCGACAGCGCGAACTCGTCGTCGAGGGACTGACGGCCGCTGCGCCCGCGGCGAAGGCGGCCGGCGTCACGCTGGTCCTCGAACCGCTGAACACCGCCGTCGACCATCCGGGGTACTTCCTCGAAGCGGCGGCGGAGGGGTTCGATATCGTCCGGACCGTCGATAGCCCGGCGGTGGAACTCCTCTACGACGTGTATCATCAGCAGGTGACCGAGGGGAACATCATCGAGACGGTGACAGAAAACGTCGAGGAGGTCGGGCACATCCACGTCGCCGACGTTCCCGGTCGGTGCGAACCCGGGACCGGCGAACTCAACTATCCGAATATCGTCGAAGCCATCGACGACGCCGGGTACGAGGACTACTTCGGCTTCGAGTTCCGGGCGGAAGAGGACTCGGACGAGGCCGTTCGGGCGGGACTCTCGCTAGGGAAATGA